The Opisthocomus hoazin isolate bOpiHoa1 chromosome 2, bOpiHoa1.hap1, whole genome shotgun sequence genomic interval ATTAGAGCCTACAAAAGACCCATCTCACCTTAAAAATGGTTTTCAGACTAGAAAAGAACAACTTTTGCTCAACTGTTAAGTTAGGGTACAAATAAGAGTATCCTTACTCTGTAATGACACCATCCTAGATAAGTTTTCATTGTAAGAGGAGGGTTAAGGACATTTGTTCAGTACAGAAAAATCACTTCTTACCTGTCATCCGACTCAGGGGTTCCATCAGAGACAGCCCAGCTCTGTCCACAGCAATGACATTGTTCTCTTTCAGATACCGTTTCAAGGATGGATGGATAACTTTCTGACACACTACAAGGCCAACTTCATCATTAACCAGCTGCTTTCCTACATTAAGCAACTGATTTAGCTCTGACATTTCTAGAGAAATTCTGTGATGGACTGTTATAGTCCCTTCTTCAGAGTCAAAGAGGTCTCCTGACATGGACACACAGAAAAGTGCTATCTTGATCATGTTTGAACAAGTTCTTTTGACAGTAAGTGAGTTTGCCAACTGAATTTCTGGTGTTTCTATTAGTAGTCCAGGAAGAACTGCAGAATCCACAACTCTCCTACCCTTCACAGGTACTACTATACACTTTCCTAAACCAGCATTAGTCTCAACATGACATGGAACAGTAAACATAAAAGCCTTTAAAATCAGCATGGTGAGATGATCGACTTCTAGTTTATTAAGCATGCAAGCAGGTTTGCTTGTTATTATGCTACGTACCAAACAAAGAAGAGTCTCAACACTGTTAAAATCCACAGACACTCGGCAACCACAGGCCTCAGATTTGAGGTAGTCCATACATAAACTCAAAAGATGCTTGCTTATTTTAATGACAGTGCAAGATGCAACATTCAGGCTTTTAAAGTTTTCAACCAAACTACAGCAAAGAATGGCAGTAAATAAGCCACAGTCACTGAAGCGGGATATATGGTTCTGTACAGAGGTCATCAACACCCTTAACACAGGATGACTAACAGAAAGACGACTGAGTATAGCTGAAGATTGTGAAGTTGTACAAACATTGCCTCCCACACCATTGTGGAGCTGTTTGAGTCTACCAGCCGGACCATAGCAAGATTTTAATATTCCACTTAACAGACACAGTGACTGACTAAATGTATCTTTTGTTAAAGGTTCATTAATAAATAATGGAGGCTTTTTAGCTTCAAGACGAGACATTTTCAAAGTAAGATTTTAATTCTGGCTGACAAACAGATTTCATTTTCACTTGGATCTATAATTCGTAGCACTTGAAACAGTACATTTCAATTCTTTGCAGCCAaggattattattttaaatgggaAACAGCACATACAGCACAATAATGACATTCATGTGACTGCTCATGATCTGTCTTAAAATGAGTCTTAAATCCTACTGTAATTGATACATAATGACAGCATTAAGCTATTTCATTCACGATGATCATCTTTTTTAGCTTCTGAATGTGATCGAGCAGACTTTTTTGCAACAAAGTTTACAAGCATGCTTCCAAAATGGACACCTATAAGTGACAGTCCTGCCACAAGCAGGAAGTTCTTTCTACTCCACTTAGCCCTCCTCATCTCCTCTTCTGGCAAGATGAAAAGCTTCAAAGCTAGTTATACCTACAATAAAAACAGAAAGGTATTAGGATAATCTTGTGACAATACTGCATAGCTTGAACTGCTATTTTATTTCTCACAGAAAACTCACATAAGGACAAACATCAAACCATAACGCTTCATAATTGAGAAAACCTATTATGATACATACTACAAGCATACAGTACACAAATTATACAAGTTTGTTGATAACTTCAATTCTGAGCACCAGtttacatactgttttacctgtaGGTCTATAAGTAACAGGTCAGTATAAACTGCACTGAATTGTATGAAAGTGTCAAAACTACAGCAGTGTTAACCTGTTTtcactcaagaaaaaaagaactgaattATTCAGCATTGCTTCCCAGTCAACCACTTCAGAAACAAAAGCTCTTAATGTTCAAACAACGTTAAGAAATCTCTGCCTCTGAAAGACAGGTTTCTTATTTCAAGATGCctaacaaattttttttcccccctttttaaaCACTTCAGAACTTAAGgatatttatttacatttctatGTAATCTCTATAGTATTTAGACTTCTCATAGTTAATTGTTTGCTTTCTGTTATAATTACCATCCCTACTAACAACACAATACATTACTATGTAAAGTCACAACTATTTCTGGGCAGATTTGAACCTGAAAGGACACTTCTGCAGACTCAGTCACAAGAGTTTGACTGTTGCCTTGAAGTTATTTGAGTTTAGTTTTAAGTATCTTTAAGACCTGTAATACCATCACTTAACTGCTCCTATCACATAGGATTTAGCAGCAGTTTGAGATgtagaatgcatttttttttttgagtccaTGTAACTACCAGATTACCCGAGttgcaaaaaagaataaaactctGGAAGACTGAAGTTAGAGCAACAAGACTGCATCTGCTAGAAAATTCTCATTTAATTGACTCATCTCCTGCCTCAAAGACACAGATACAACTAATGAGGCAACTTACCCACAATATATAGCACTAGtgctctttttctgtatttttgtgatCACTTTGCATCACGTATGCCACAATCCCAGGTTCTGGAACAAAGTCCTCTGTCTTCACTTGGAAAATAGGACTGGACTTCATGTAAAACCACCCCCAGTGCACCAGCCCAAGGCTAGTTCCCATAACAATCAGAACTTTGTAGTCCTTCCAGATGGTTTTAAGACCCATTGCAAACTGGCATCTACCTAGGTAaagataatttattattttatatatactctaaaaaactttttttactcTATAATAATAACACAGATGAATCTGAATGTTAATATCTTTAATTACACTGCAGCAGATGACCAAAACACAAAATGACACAAGTCTTATTCTgtgaatgtgaaaaataaaagctataaCAATAACCTCTATTCAGACATCTTGAAATGTTAATTGCTGCATTTCTTTCAAGCTTTGGCATGCTATATCTTAAAGCTTTATTAGTTTGTTATGTTTAACTAATTACAAGCATAATTAGATGGTAAATATTTGAAGCCTAAAACAAAGCAATTTCAAAATACAccattcctcctcccccccccccattaacaGAATTACTGAGCTCCTGGCAGAATACGTAACTTTTAACTTGCAGGCCAAACAAGCTACAATACTTCTGACATCACCTTACATTTCCCAAAGCAGCAGCCATGCCTGGCTACCTTAGTCCTCTTTGCCTTTGATCTTCAGAAATCACAAAGTATCAGCAGAAACATAATGAATACATCCTTGTCTAAAAAGGATGCATAAGCCTCTACTTTGCATGAGATGTCATTAAAAGTTACCAACTACAGAAAGAGACGTAGATATACTCAGGTTTTATACCAAAGTAGCTTCTTGTTTTACACCGACAGACTGGCACAACTCGCACAGTATATGTCCCTACACCTGCCCACCTTCATCCACCTGACAGAAGAAACGCGTCCTACTAAAAGCCCTTCCCTCGTGCCGTGGAGATTTCACAGCTTCACACCACACGGCACAGCAGACTCGAGAGCTACGCAGCCGGTCGGTAGGCCGGAGGCAGCCGCACTCCGCTGAGGAGGCGCTGAAGCgagcggccgcggcccggcccgcccgccctccGACAAGCGAGCCGGCAGCAGGATCCCTCAGCCACGCCGCGACACGGCCCCAACCGACGACACCTCTATCGCCGCGACTTGTGGCGCGGCAGCCCGAGGGGGGAGCAGCTCCTCTGGTGCCCAGACCGGCGCGGCCGGAGGGACCGGGGTGACAGAGGAGAACGGCGCACCCGAAACTTCTCTCCCCTTTCTTCCCGCAACGGGAGGCCACGGCCCGGCCACCCCCATCGGCCCTTCCAACGCTCACCTCGGCCCTCGCCCCGGGGAGGCGAAGGGTAACAGGACAAGCCCGAGTCGCACGCCCTCCCCGCGGGTTTAAACACTCAACGGCAGGAAGCGGCCTGGCCGCAACCCGGAAGTCGGCTCGCGCCCCGCCTCCCCCCTCGCACGGGGCGGAGGCTAGGGCGGGGGCGTTCCTCCTCTTGCTCGTCATTGGCCAAGCCTGCATCACGTGGACAGAAGGCAGGCCCTGGTACGCCTCAGCCGGGCTGCACCGGCGGCCATTTTGCGTTCGGGCAGGGTAGATGAGTAGGTGGTTACAGCCAGCAGCCATTTTGGATAGGGGAGAAGACGCTTGTGCTCAGCAGCCATCTTGCTTGGGGGCAGAGGAGCCGTTAAAACCGTTGGAGGCAGGTATGGTGTGGGGAGGAGGTACAGTGTGACTATGGTGGTAGCACTTCGTTCTTCAGTCTGGCTGTCCTCCGTAGATAAACGTGTGAGGCGGTGTACCGGGGAAGCCGCTGCTGCAGCAGCGGCCATGGTGGTGGTGTTGCCGGCCGGCTCCTGCCACTTCTCCCTCAGGGACCGCCTCGGGTGGTTCCCTCCTGCGCCGCCCCTCGCGTCATTCCCCCCTCTCCCCGGCCGGCTGCCGGAGtgctaacctcgaaagcactgGCCAGGCTTAAAAATACGtatatttctctgatttttcttccttgtttaacTCCTGCTGCAGTCACTCTGCGTGACTTCATGCAGTTGTCTGAGCCTTCCTACAGGCGGATAGTGTTACCCTGACCAAAAAAAGTTCAAGAAAACTTTGCTGCATGACctcaatttttttcttagctgttcTAATCTGCACCTTTCCTGTATTTGCTCTTCTTGCAGTCGCTCTTAAGAGCATTTTGTGTTATGTTCATGTGTTAATGgatgggtttatttttaattttgtgcttagTTGCAGTTTACAGCTGTAGCCAAAAGACAAGTTTTTAATGCCTAATCTCCATACAGAAAGGTGTTTAATaatcttctttttaaagttttgtggAGCAGTTGAATGTTCATtgcaaaacttaaaaaataaaaaggtattcAACAATGCAAAAATATAATAGCAAGCACCTGTCTGTAATAAACACTGATTACTCAGAATCTCTCATTCCTATTTTTGAAGCATGTCTCACTCTAGCTACAGGGGAACCTATATGTTTAATTCtagatcttgttttcttgtaCAGGCTGTCTATCAAAAATTTCAATGTTGAAATAGTACAAATaccatactttttttttagatatataaatatatatagctTCTAAGACAAGTTTTTCTGCCTTATTTACAGGGAAACTATGTGTTTAATTCTAGATCACGTTCTCTTGTACAGGCTGTGTATCAAAAATTTAGATGTTGAAATACCACAAATAGCATTTCAAgactttttaatatataaatatatgcagtTTCTGAGACAAGTTTTTCTGCCCTGTTTGCTTATCTTCGCATTTCCTTATGTATAGTTTCCTTTAGAAATTCATGTTAGTTTGCAACAGATACAGTATTCCATGAAACAGAGTTTTGTTGCCAAATAGGAGCAATTGTAATACATCTGTatttcttgtggggtttttttcaacacagaaaatgcCAAAGTATTTTGGGgctcactggcttttttttcttgtacaaCTGATGggtgtttttcctccttttctaatGTCTTAGTATTGGGTATCTTTTAATCTGTGGTAGTTCAGTGACTTTCCTGATGGTTCACACATTAGgtgtattctttttggttttctAAGGATTTGCTTATGTTTATTCTGTCTGCTGTATTTCCTTTCTCTTATCTATATGGTCAGTGAAAAGAACGGGGTAGCTGGCAAAGTCCCAAAGTCAACTTATTCCAATGAAGAGCAAATTGAACCAAAGGTAACATTTCTtgtgcatattttttcttttttttttattctattattttatAAATTGGATTTGGAGACGATTTCAGTCTAATGGTGGTGCTTCTCACATCAGTAGTAGCAGACTTGTTGCAACAGTAGTATTGTGGATGGCAAACTGTTACGAAAAATAGATTGGTGATGCCAGAATAagttcgtagaatcataggttggaaaagaccgttaagatcatcaaatccaaccgtcaacccaacaacaccatgcctactgaaccatatcccgaagtgtcacatctacatgttttttgaacacctccagggatggggactcagccacctccctgggcagcctattccaacgtctgaccactctttcagtaaagaaatttttcctaacatccaacctaaacctcccctgatacaagctgaggccattgccttttaTCCTATCGTTAgttaattgggagaagagaccaacaactgcctcactacaacctccttgcaggtagttgtagagagtgataagatcccccctcagcgtcctcttttccagactaaacagccccagctccctcagctacttctcataagacttgttctctagacctctcaccagcctcattgcccttctctggacacgctccagtacCTCagcgtccttcttgtagtgaggggcccaaaactgaacacagtactccaggtgcggcctcaccagtgccgagtacaggggcacgatcacttccctactcctgctggccaccctattcctgatacaagccaggatgctcttggccttcttggccacctgtgcacactgtcagctcatgttcagctggctgctgaccagcaccccaaggtccttttctgctgggcagctttccagccactcttccccaagcctgtagcgttgcatggggttgttgtgacccaagtgcaggacccgacatttggccttgttgaacctcatatgactgacctcagcccatcgatccagcctgtccggatccctctgcagagccttcctaccctcaagtagatcaacactcccacccaacttggtgtcatctgcaaacttactgaggtagcactcaatcctctcatccagatcattgacaaagatgttaaacaagaccggacccaaaactgagccctggggaactccactcgtgaccggccgccatctggatttaactccattcaccacaactctctgcacTAGGCCATTCAGCAAGTTCTTTATGcggcaaagagtacacccatccaaaccatgggcagctagtttctccaggaggatgctggggggaacagtgtcaaaggccttactaagtaagtccaggtagacagcatccacagcctttccttcttcCACGAGGTGGGTcacttggtcatagaaggagatcaggtttgtcaagcaggacctgcctttcatgaacccatgctggctgggcctcatCCCCTGGTTTTCCTTCACATGCCCAATGAGCACACTTAGGAttaattgctccataatcttccctggcaccgaggtcaggctgacaggcctgtagttcccgggatcctccttccagcccttctggtAGATCGGTGTTACACtcgcgatcctccagtcatctgggacctccctgttagccaggactgctgatagatgatggaaagtggcttggccagctcctgtgccagctccctcagcactctttggtggatcccatccagccccatagacttgtaactgtgcaggtggcatagcaggttgttaactgcttcctcctggattatggaaggtttattctgctctccttccctatctttcAGCACTGGAAcctgagtaccctgggaataaccagtctgactattaaagattgaggcaaagaaggcattaagtatctcagccttttcctcatccttgttggcaatattcccccctgcATCTaagaagggatggagactctgcttggccctctttttgttgttaatgtttttgtaaaaacattttttgttgtcccttacagcagtggc includes:
- the LOC142360527 gene encoding uncharacterized protein LOC142360527, which produces MRRAKWSRKNFLLVAGLSLIGVHFGSMLVNFVAKKSARSHSEAKKDDHRE
- the MKKS gene encoding molecular chaperone MKKS, translated to MSRLEAKKPPLFINEPLTKDTFSQSLCLLSGILKSCYGPAGRLKQLHNGVGGNVCTTSQSSAILSRLSVSHPVLRVLMTSVQNHISRFSDCGLFTAILCCSLVENFKSLNVASCTVIKISKHLLSLCMDYLKSEACGCRVSVDFNSVETLLCLVRSIITSKPACMLNKLEVDHLTMLILKAFMFTVPCHVETNAGLGKCIVVPVKGRRVVDSAVLPGLLIETPEIQLANSLTVKRTCSNMIKIALFCVSMSGDLFDSEEGTITVHHRISLEMSELNQLLNVGKQLVNDEVGLVVCQKVIHPSLKRYLKENNVIAVDRAGLSLMEPLSRMTGSKPIASIYSLSHSCYGSLKDVCIESFASKHFVHLIPNDTVICSLILCNRNETTWDELKRACETAEHVLQLTIKEPLALLGGGCTETHLASYIRHKSCTLSTSSFKDIDCSQTQYQLVADGFCRSLESVACALNHDDGEILTDMVYGHCWFVPSGFPSVCNWSDLVSKCGCGINGNTETLHWRLLQGQFGSPVIHGCPEKPLVKVADFLTLDCFAAKCSGLQVALETANLILDISYVIEDQN
- the LOC142360526 gene encoding uncharacterized protein LOC142360526, whose product is MGLKTIWKDYKVLIVMGTSLGLVHWGWFYMKSSPIFQVKTEDFVPEPGIVAYVMQSDHKNTEKEH